One segment of Massilia sp. Se16.2.3 DNA contains the following:
- a CDS encoding Re/Si-specific NAD(P)(+) transhydrogenase subunit alpha, which yields MRIGIPAETRPGETRVAATPETVKKLTGKHQVVVQSGAGLHAAVTDEAYAAAGTSIGGADEAFAADLVLKVRAPNEAERARMRPGTVVVGMLNPFDSENIAAMAASRLTAFALEAAPRITRAQSMDVLSSQANIAGYKAVMLAANTYQRFMPMLMTAAGTVKAARVLIMGVGVAGLQAIATAKRLGAVIEASDVRPPVKEQVESLGAKFIDVPFLTDEEREIAQGVGGYARSMPADWMRRQAELVHERAKLADIIITTALIPGRAAPILIREETVQAMKPGSVIVDMAIEQGGNCPLTEAGKTVVKHGVHIIGEPNLAALVAADASALYARNVLDFLKLVIDKEDKLVIDREDEIVRATLLCLDGEVLRK from the coding sequence ATGAGAATCGGCATTCCGGCCGAAACACGGCCGGGCGAGACCCGCGTAGCGGCAACTCCGGAAACAGTCAAGAAACTGACGGGGAAACACCAGGTCGTCGTACAAAGCGGCGCCGGGCTGCATGCGGCGGTCACGGACGAGGCCTATGCCGCGGCCGGAACCAGCATCGGCGGCGCCGACGAGGCCTTCGCGGCCGACCTGGTCCTGAAAGTACGCGCCCCGAACGAGGCCGAACGCGCGCGCATGCGTCCCGGCACCGTGGTCGTCGGCATGCTCAATCCTTTCGACAGCGAGAACATCGCCGCCATGGCAGCGAGCCGCCTGACCGCGTTCGCGCTGGAAGCGGCGCCGCGCATCACCCGCGCGCAGTCGATGGACGTGCTGTCCTCCCAGGCAAACATCGCCGGCTACAAGGCCGTGATGCTGGCGGCGAACACCTATCAGCGCTTCATGCCGATGCTGATGACGGCCGCCGGCACCGTGAAAGCGGCGCGCGTGCTGATCATGGGCGTGGGTGTCGCCGGCCTGCAGGCGATCGCCACGGCGAAACGCCTGGGCGCCGTGATCGAAGCCTCGGACGTCCGTCCACCAGTCAAAGAGCAGGTCGAGTCGCTGGGCGCGAAATTCATCGACGTGCCTTTTCTGACCGACGAAGAGCGCGAGATCGCGCAAGGCGTGGGCGGCTATGCGCGCTCGATGCCGGCGGACTGGATGCGGCGCCAGGCGGAGCTGGTGCACGAGCGGGCGAAACTGGCCGATATCATCATCACCACCGCGCTGATCCCCGGCCGCGCCGCGCCGATCCTGATTCGCGAAGAAACGGTACAGGCGATGAAGCCGGGCTCCGTCATCGTCGACATGGCGATCGAGCAGGGCGGCAACTGCCCGCTGACGGAAGCGGGCAAGACGGTGGTAAAACATGGCGTGCACATCATCGGCGAGCCGAACCTGGCGGCGCTGGTGGCGGCCGACGCCTCGGCCCTGTACGCGCGCAACGTGCTCGACTTCCTGAAGCTCGTCATCGACAAGGAAGACAAGCTGGTGATCGACCGCGAGGACGAGATCGTTCGCGCCACGCTGCTCTGCCTCGACGGCGAAGTGTTGCGCAAATAA
- the murU gene encoding N-acetylmuramate alpha-1-phosphate uridylyltransferase MurU, whose protein sequence is MKAMILAAGRGERMRPLTDACPKPLLEVRGRPLIVWHILNLVRAGIHDIVINHSYLGHMLEEALGDGSQYGARIQYSHEPTPLETAGGIANALHLLGDEPFVALSGDIYAPYFDFTQVFDALPDKDAVGQPIPADKRDIAWLYLTPNPWHNPEGDFGIDMYTLSNEGDPKWNFGNIGVYRREMFDGIAPGEFVKFGPLMRKFIAQGRVGGEIYHGPWVNVGTVRQLEELNAPLAKRSGQ, encoded by the coding sequence ATGAAAGCCATGATCCTCGCTGCCGGCCGCGGCGAACGCATGCGTCCGCTGACGGACGCCTGCCCGAAACCCCTGCTGGAAGTGCGCGGCCGTCCGCTCATCGTCTGGCACATCCTGAACCTGGTGCGCGCAGGTATCCACGACATCGTCATCAACCACTCCTACCTCGGCCACATGCTCGAGGAGGCGCTGGGCGACGGCAGCCAGTACGGCGCGCGCATCCAGTATTCGCACGAACCGACCCCGCTGGAAACGGCGGGTGGCATCGCCAACGCCCTGCACCTGCTTGGCGACGAGCCTTTCGTGGCGCTGTCGGGCGACATCTACGCACCCTATTTCGATTTCACGCAGGTGTTCGACGCGCTGCCGGACAAGGACGCGGTCGGCCAGCCTATCCCCGCGGATAAACGCGACATCGCCTGGCTGTACCTGACACCGAACCCGTGGCACAACCCTGAAGGCGACTTCGGCATCGACATGTATACGCTCTCGAACGAGGGCGATCCGAAGTGGAATTTCGGGAACATCGGCGTGTATCGCCGCGAAATGTTCGACGGCATCGCCCCGGGCGAATTCGTCAAGTTCGGCCCGCTGATGCGCAAGTTCATCGCGCAAGGCCGCGTCGGCGGCGAAATCTACCACGGTCCCTGGGTCAACGTCGGCACCGTGCGCCAGCTCGAGGAACTCAACGCGCCGCTGGCGAAGAGGTCGGGCCAGTGA
- a CDS encoding NUDIX hydrolase, protein MTHTFRPSVTVAAIIERDGRFLLIEEETSEGIKLNQPAGHLDPYESLEQAVVREALEETAHEFIPNGLVGMYMSRYYSKSRNADVTYLRFTFCGSAGKQYDQPLDEGILRTLWMTRDEIAASSHRHRSPIVLQCVDDYLAGKRTDLGLLYTHPSVFAEELTTDRT, encoded by the coding sequence ATGACCCATACCTTCAGACCGTCAGTCACCGTTGCCGCCATCATCGAACGCGATGGCCGTTTCCTGCTGATCGAGGAAGAGACGAGCGAAGGCATCAAGCTGAACCAGCCGGCCGGCCACCTCGATCCGTATGAATCGCTCGAACAGGCGGTCGTGCGCGAAGCGCTGGAAGAAACAGCGCACGAATTCATCCCGAACGGGCTGGTGGGCATGTACATGTCGCGCTATTACTCGAAATCGCGCAATGCCGACGTCACCTATTTGCGCTTCACCTTCTGCGGCAGCGCCGGCAAACAGTACGACCAGCCGCTCGACGAAGGCATCCTGCGTACACTGTGGATGACGCGCGACGAAATCGCGGCCTCCAGCCATCGCCACCGCAGCCCCATCGTGCTGCAATGCGTGGACGATTACCTGGCTGGCAAGCGCACCGACCTGGGCCTGCTCTACACCCATCCCTCGGTATTTGCAGAAGAGTTAACAACGGACCGGACGTAA
- a CDS encoding bifunctional diguanylate cyclase/phosphodiesterase, whose translation MSHQHLPAPEAARLDALHKLDLLDTPPNEAFDRITRMAAQLFQLPIAAVSLTDANRQWFKSRVGVDHRAIPRERAPCAQVADSGALLVIPDLREDPYYRDSNLAASGVRFYAGAPLMTRDGYCPGAMCVLGLQPRSIGDRERAGLADLAAMVMAQIELQHAIGRIDPVSGVPNRNQFAEDLADLALERPAGEPRFAALVSLATPEQLSSAVRAMGTSYVDEIVLETARMLRAALGPARKLYHVGTTQFAFVAEPDVDPARFCEWLHAWLDLRAGTTIARFVTTTTIGVVPFAVGQADPVDLLRDLFSAAHDAIEGSDRVRLFSAEQNAAFMRHFRIVNDFGAALADDSQLRLVFQPKVELATGRCHGAEALLRWRHPVLGDISPGEFFPVIEQTFLARATTRWVIEQALRQLAQWHAAGMHLQLAVNVSAVNLLEPDFCEHVLARLRAHGLEPGALALEITESALMTNRALAGATPEALATSGVQLAIDDFGTGYSSLAYLQSVPAKVVKIDQSFIRDVDSDERRRALVGTMITLAHDLGQVVVVEGVETASAARFLAGAGCDQVQGYLYARPLAPEEFARWIRAEAAPARPRAKCKSAALACA comes from the coding sequence ATGAGTCATCAACACCTGCCGGCACCGGAAGCAGCCCGCCTCGACGCGCTGCACAAGCTCGACCTGCTCGATACGCCACCGAACGAAGCCTTCGACCGCATCACCCGCATGGCCGCCCAGCTGTTCCAGCTGCCGATCGCGGCGGTGTCGCTCACCGACGCCAACCGCCAGTGGTTCAAGTCGCGCGTCGGCGTGGACCATCGCGCAATCCCGCGCGAACGCGCGCCCTGCGCGCAGGTGGCCGACAGCGGCGCCCTGCTGGTGATTCCCGACCTGCGGGAAGATCCCTACTACCGCGACAGCAACCTGGCCGCCAGCGGCGTGCGTTTCTATGCCGGCGCGCCCCTGATGACGCGCGATGGCTACTGCCCGGGCGCGATGTGCGTGCTCGGCCTCCAGCCGCGCAGTATCGGCGACCGCGAGCGCGCCGGCCTGGCCGACCTGGCCGCGATGGTGATGGCGCAGATCGAGCTGCAGCATGCGATCGGCCGCATCGACCCGGTCAGCGGCGTCCCCAACCGCAACCAGTTCGCCGAGGACCTGGCCGACCTGGCGCTCGAGCGGCCGGCCGGCGAGCCGCGCTTCGCCGCGCTGGTGAGCCTGGCCACGCCCGAACAGCTCAGCAGCGCAGTGCGCGCGATGGGCACCTCGTATGTCGACGAGATCGTGCTGGAGACGGCGCGCATGCTGCGCGCGGCGCTCGGTCCGGCGCGCAAGCTGTACCACGTGGGGACGACCCAGTTCGCCTTCGTGGCCGAGCCGGATGTCGATCCCGCACGCTTTTGCGAGTGGCTGCATGCCTGGCTCGACCTGCGCGCCGGCACGACCATTGCCCGCTTCGTCACCACCACCACGATCGGCGTGGTGCCGTTCGCGGTCGGCCAGGCCGATCCGGTCGACCTGCTGCGCGACCTGTTCAGCGCCGCCCACGACGCCATCGAAGGCTCGGACCGGGTGCGCCTGTTCTCGGCCGAGCAGAACGCCGCCTTCATGCGCCACTTCCGCATCGTCAACGACTTCGGTGCGGCGCTCGCGGACGACAGCCAGCTGCGCCTGGTGTTCCAGCCGAAGGTCGAGCTGGCAACGGGCCGCTGCCATGGCGCCGAGGCCCTGCTGCGCTGGCGCCATCCGGTGCTGGGCGACATCTCGCCCGGCGAATTCTTCCCCGTGATCGAGCAGACTTTCCTGGCGCGCGCCACCACGCGCTGGGTGATCGAGCAGGCGCTGCGCCAGCTGGCGCAATGGCACGCCGCCGGCATGCACCTGCAGCTGGCGGTCAATGTCTCGGCTGTGAATTTGCTCGAGCCGGACTTTTGCGAACACGTCCTGGCGCGGCTGCGTGCGCACGGCCTGGAACCGGGCGCGCTGGCGCTCGAGATCACGGAAAGCGCGCTGATGACCAACCGCGCGCTGGCCGGCGCCACCCCGGAAGCGCTGGCTACGAGCGGCGTGCAGCTGGCGATCGACGATTTCGGCACCGGCTACAGCAGCCTGGCCTACCTGCAAAGCGTGCCGGCGAAGGTCGTCAAGATCGACCAGAGTTTCATCCGCGACGTCGACAGCGACGAGCGCAGGCGCGCGCTGGTCGGCACCATGATCACGCTGGCGCACGACCTGGGCCAGGTGGTGGTGGTCGAGGGCGTGGAGACGGCATCGGCGGCGCGCTTCCTTGCCGGCGCCGGCTGCGACCAGGTGCAGGGCTATCTGTATGCCAGGCCGCTGGCCCCGGAAGAATTCGCGCGCTGGATTCGCGCCGAAGCAGCACCGGCGCGTCCGCGTGCGAAGTGCAAGAGCGCGGCCCTGGCCTGCGCCTGA
- the mnmA gene encoding tRNA 2-thiouridine(34) synthase MnmA, with the protein MSKKKVVIGMSGGVDSSVAAWMLKEQGYDVVGLFMKNWEDDDDSEYCSTRQDWIDAASVADVVGVDIEAVNFAAEYKDRVFAEFLREYQAGRTPNPDVLCNAEIKFKAFLDHAMKLGADLIATGHYARVRENPLGQFELLKAFDHTKDQSYFLHRLNQAQLSKSLFPLGEIPKTEVRKIAEKLKLPNAAKKDSTGICFIGERPFREFLNRYLQHKPGPMKLDNGQTVGEHIGLSFYTLGQRKGIGIGGLKSHKNADGTSEPWFVARKDVATNTLYIVQGHDHPWLLSSRLEAGQASWVAGEAPARGMLSAKTRYRQADVPCEVLADGPDRFALDFLEPQWAVTPGQSAVLYDGDICLGGGIIDGALGA; encoded by the coding sequence ATGAGCAAGAAAAAAGTCGTGATCGGGATGTCGGGCGGCGTCGACTCCTCGGTCGCGGCCTGGATGCTGAAGGAACAGGGCTACGATGTCGTCGGCCTGTTCATGAAGAACTGGGAAGACGACGACGATTCCGAATACTGCTCGACGCGCCAGGACTGGATCGACGCGGCCAGCGTGGCCGACGTGGTCGGCGTCGACATCGAGGCGGTCAATTTCGCCGCCGAATACAAGGACCGCGTGTTCGCCGAATTCCTGCGCGAATACCAGGCCGGCCGCACGCCGAACCCGGACGTCCTCTGCAACGCCGAAATCAAGTTCAAGGCCTTTCTCGACCACGCGATGAAGCTCGGTGCCGATTTGATCGCCACCGGCCACTACGCACGCGTGCGCGAAAACCCGCTTGGACAATTCGAGCTGCTCAAAGCCTTCGACCACACCAAGGACCAGAGCTATTTCCTGCACCGCCTGAACCAGGCGCAGTTGTCGAAGTCGCTCTTCCCGCTTGGCGAAATCCCGAAGACGGAAGTGCGCAAGATCGCCGAAAAGCTCAAACTCCCGAACGCGGCGAAAAAGGATTCGACCGGCATCTGCTTTATCGGCGAGCGCCCTTTCCGCGAATTCCTGAACCGCTACCTGCAGCACAAGCCGGGCCCGATGAAGCTCGATAACGGGCAGACCGTCGGCGAACATATCGGCCTGTCCTTCTATACGCTCGGCCAGCGCAAGGGCATTGGCATCGGCGGCCTGAAGTCGCACAAGAATGCGGATGGCACCAGCGAGCCGTGGTTCGTCGCGCGCAAGGACGTGGCGACCAATACGCTGTACATCGTGCAGGGTCACGACCACCCGTGGCTGTTATCAAGCAGGCTGGAAGCCGGCCAGGCCAGCTGGGTCGCAGGCGAAGCGCCGGCCCGCGGCATGCTGTCGGCCAAGACGCGCTACCGCCAGGCCGACGTGCCCTGCGAAGTGCTGGCCGATGGGCCGGACCGTTTCGCGCTCGATTTCCTTGAGCCGCAATGGGCGGTCACGCCGGGCCAGTCCGCCGTGCTCTACGACGGCGACATCTGCCTCGGCGGCGGCATCATCGACGGCGCCCTCGGCGCCTGA
- a CDS encoding NAD(P) transhydrogenase subunit alpha, with protein sequence MEISHTIINLIIFVLAIYVGYHVVWTVTPALHTPLMAVTNAISAIIIVGAMLAAGLTEGALGQTMGTIAVALAAVNVFGGFLVTQRMLEMFKKKEPKRALDAGTAQKIQAAKEGA encoded by the coding sequence ATGGAAATCAGCCACACCATCATCAACCTGATCATCTTCGTGCTGGCCATCTACGTCGGCTACCACGTCGTCTGGACCGTCACGCCCGCGCTGCACACGCCGCTGATGGCCGTCACCAACGCCATCTCCGCCATCATCATCGTCGGCGCCATGCTGGCGGCAGGCCTGACCGAAGGCGCGCTGGGCCAGACCATGGGCACGATCGCCGTCGCGCTGGCGGCCGTCAACGTGTTCGGCGGCTTCCTCGTCACCCAGCGCATGCTGGAGATGTTCAAGAAGAAGGAACCGAAGCGCGCGCTTGACGCGGGCACGGCGCAGAAGATCCAGGCCGCGAAGGAGGGCGCATGA
- a CDS encoding glutathione S-transferase family protein produces MIIVHHLNNSRSQRILWLLEELGLDYEIKKYQRDPKTMLAPAELRAVHPLGKSPVITDGDTVVAESGAIIEYLVERYGKGRFVPAAGTPEKLKYTYFLHFAEGSAMSPLLMKLVFDRIENGPMPFFAKPIARTIARKVKDTLVHPNIQAQLGYLESELATCGWFAGNEFSAADIQMSFPLEAASARAGLGAQYPRLTAFLARIHARPAYIRALERGGKYDYAR; encoded by the coding sequence ATGATCATCGTCCATCACCTGAACAATTCGCGCTCGCAGCGCATCCTGTGGCTGCTCGAGGAACTCGGCCTGGACTACGAGATCAAAAAGTACCAGCGCGACCCGAAGACGATGCTTGCGCCCGCCGAACTGCGCGCGGTGCACCCGCTCGGCAAGTCGCCCGTCATCACGGATGGCGACACCGTCGTGGCCGAATCCGGTGCGATCATCGAGTACCTGGTCGAACGCTACGGCAAGGGGCGTTTCGTGCCTGCGGCCGGCACGCCCGAAAAACTGAAGTACACCTATTTCCTGCACTTTGCGGAGGGCTCGGCGATGTCGCCGCTCCTGATGAAGCTCGTGTTCGACCGCATCGAGAATGGTCCGATGCCCTTCTTCGCCAAGCCGATCGCGCGCACCATCGCGCGCAAGGTCAAGGACACCCTGGTACACCCGAATATCCAGGCCCAGCTGGGCTACCTGGAATCCGAACTCGCCACGTGCGGCTGGTTCGCCGGGAACGAATTCTCCGCCGCCGACATCCAGATGAGTTTCCCGCTGGAGGCCGCAAGCGCGCGCGCCGGGCTGGGGGCGCAGTACCCGCGCCTGACGGCCTTCCTGGCACGCATCCACGCCCGCCCCGCCTACATCCGCGCCCTCGAGCGCGGCGGCAAGTACGACTACGCACGGTAA
- a CDS encoding helix-turn-helix domain-containing protein: protein MHASLLDDAAGSDPVLTTRQAAQLLGIAVSTAQLWIENGVLPAWKTPGGHRRIRLSDVSALLRERGSLHAEPAAHARDFLPAATTVLPTRSRHAWRRCVRAAWSTLRQRRCSTA from the coding sequence ATGCACGCGTCCCTTCTTGACGACGCCGCCGGCAGCGATCCGGTCCTGACCACGCGCCAGGCGGCCCAGCTGCTCGGCATCGCCGTCAGCACCGCCCAGCTGTGGATCGAAAACGGCGTCCTGCCGGCCTGGAAGACGCCGGGCGGACACCGCCGCATCCGCCTGAGCGACGTCAGCGCCCTGCTGCGCGAGCGCGGCAGCCTGCACGCCGAGCCGGCGGCGCACGCCCGCGACTTTCTGCCGGCCGCCACGACCGTCCTGCCGACCAGGAGCAGGCACGCCTGGCGGCGCTGCGTGCGAGCGGCCTGGTCGACGCTGCGCCAAAGGCGGTGTTCGACCGCCTGA
- a CDS encoding NAD(P)(+) transhydrogenase (Re/Si-specific) subunit beta, whose translation MNHISMNMVTLFYLVASVCFIQALKGLSSPSSARLGNTFGMAGMAIAVATTVALIFKLQAEFAYGAVTGGRMGFPLVLLGVAGGGAIGALAAKRVEMTKMPELVAAMHSLIGLAAVCIAIAAVSEPWAFNIATRGQALPFGNRLELFIGTFVGAVTFSGSVIAFGKLSGKYKFRLFQGAPVRFGGQHILNLVIAIAIVALGLVFCFDEAVAPAWTPFAIMAALSFLLGVLIIIPIGGADMPVVVSMLNSYSGWAAAGIGFSLNNSMLIIAGSLVGSSGAILSYIMCKAMNRSFFNVILGGFGGEAAVDTGGAKEQRPVKSGSAEDAAFILQNAESVIIVPGYGLAVARAQHTVKELVDKLTAHGVTVRYAIHPVAGRMPGHMNVLLAEAEVPYDQVAEMEDINGEFGQTDVVLVLGANDVVNPAAKDPKSPIAGMPILEAYKAKSIIVNKRSMASGYAGLDNDLFYQPNTMMVFGDAKKVIESMVKAVE comes from the coding sequence ATGAATCACATCAGCATGAACATGGTCACGCTGTTCTACCTGGTGGCCTCGGTATGTTTCATCCAGGCGCTCAAAGGCCTGTCCTCGCCTTCGTCCGCACGCCTCGGTAACACCTTCGGCATGGCCGGCATGGCCATCGCGGTGGCCACCACGGTCGCCCTGATCTTCAAGCTGCAGGCCGAATTCGCCTATGGCGCGGTGACCGGCGGACGCATGGGCTTCCCGCTGGTGCTCCTCGGCGTGGCCGGCGGCGGCGCGATCGGCGCGCTGGCTGCCAAGCGGGTCGAGATGACGAAGATGCCGGAACTGGTCGCGGCCATGCACTCCCTGATCGGTCTTGCGGCCGTCTGCATCGCGATTGCCGCCGTGTCCGAGCCCTGGGCCTTCAACATCGCCACCCGCGGCCAGGCGCTCCCCTTCGGCAACCGCCTGGAGCTCTTCATCGGCACCTTCGTCGGTGCCGTCACCTTCTCGGGTTCCGTGATCGCTTTCGGCAAGCTGTCGGGCAAATACAAGTTCCGCCTGTTCCAGGGCGCGCCGGTGCGCTTTGGCGGCCAGCACATCCTGAACCTCGTCATCGCGATTGCCATCGTCGCCCTCGGCCTCGTGTTCTGCTTCGACGAGGCGGTGGCGCCGGCCTGGACGCCGTTCGCCATCATGGCCGCGCTCTCGTTTTTGCTGGGCGTGTTGATCATCATCCCGATCGGCGGCGCCGACATGCCGGTGGTGGTGTCGATGCTGAACTCGTACTCGGGCTGGGCGGCGGCAGGCATCGGGTTTTCGCTGAATAATTCGATGCTGATCATCGCCGGCTCGCTGGTGGGCTCGAGCGGGGCCATCCTCTCGTACATCATGTGCAAGGCGATGAACCGCTCCTTCTTCAACGTCATCCTGGGCGGCTTCGGCGGCGAGGCGGCCGTCGATACCGGCGGCGCGAAAGAGCAGCGCCCGGTGAAGTCCGGCTCGGCCGAGGATGCCGCCTTCATCCTGCAGAACGCCGAATCCGTGATCATCGTGCCGGGCTACGGCCTGGCCGTGGCGCGCGCCCAGCACACGGTGAAGGAACTGGTGGATAAACTCACCGCCCACGGCGTGACGGTGCGCTACGCCATCCACCCGGTGGCCGGGCGCATGCCGGGCCACATGAACGTGCTGCTGGCCGAAGCCGAGGTGCCCTACGACCAGGTCGCCGAGATGGAAGACATCAACGGAGAATTCGGCCAGACCGACGTGGTGCTGGTGCTGGGCGCGAACGACGTCGTCAACCCGGCGGCAAAGGATCCGAAATCGCCGATCGCCGGCATGCCGATCCTCGAAGCCTATAAAGCGAAAAGCATTATCGTCAACAAGCGCTCGATGGCATCGGGTTACGCAGGCCTGGACAACGACCTGTTCTACCAGCCGAACACGATGATGGTGTTTGGCGACGCGAAGAAGGTGATCGAGTCGATGGTGAAGGCCGTGGAGTGA
- a CDS encoding ANTAR domain-containing response regulator, giving the protein MLKAVIVDANAISRGLLNTVLTDGSYEVVGQGHTSQGALQLATRFRPQLVCIAREQVEDGSDVVEQLRALLPKSFIFMVSGTLDAPTIEAALARGVHGFIVKPFKADAVLKTIRNTVIAAVRKQQANASSNANPSDA; this is encoded by the coding sequence ATGCTCAAGGCAGTGATAGTGGACGCGAATGCGATTTCGCGCGGACTGTTGAATACGGTGCTCACCGATGGCAGCTACGAGGTCGTCGGCCAGGGCCACACGAGCCAGGGCGCGCTGCAGCTGGCCACCAGATTCCGCCCCCAGCTGGTCTGCATCGCGCGCGAGCAGGTCGAGGACGGCAGCGACGTGGTCGAACAGCTGCGCGCCTTGCTGCCGAAATCCTTCATCTTCATGGTCTCCGGTACGCTCGACGCGCCGACCATCGAAGCCGCCCTCGCACGCGGCGTGCACGGCTTCATCGTCAAGCCCTTCAAGGCCGATGCGGTGCTGAAAACCATCCGCAACACCGTCATCGCCGCCGTGCGCAAGCAGCAGGCGAACGCCAGCTCCAACGCCAACCCTAGCGACGCCTGA
- the pepP gene encoding Xaa-Pro aminopeptidase — protein sequence MTPFAARRARPAEAMEPGAVAVLATAPGTVRNGDADYPYRHDSYFYYLSGFTEPESVLVLVAAQGSTPARSILFCRPKDVEREIWDGFRHGPEAARTAFGFDEAWPVSELDAQMACLLANAPALYYAIAQNAALDAQVAGWLKAVRAQSRSGVTAPGRSHHLLALLDEMRLVKDESEQALMARAAAISGGAHARAMRAARPGMFEYELEAELLHEFRRHGAQAPAYTPIVASGANACILHYSANNTQTRDGDLVLIDAGCEFDSYAADITRTFPVNGRFSEPQKRLYELVLRAQEAALAAIVPGRPYSDVHDAAVNVLVEGMLEHGLLDRAKYGSVDNVLAERAHTRFYMHGTGHWLGLDVHDTGSYRDLAREGKPSRPLVPGMALTVEPGIYVRPGPDVPEQFWHIGIRIEDDVIVGDAGARVLSDAAPKTVPDIEAAMKGA from the coding sequence GTGACCCCGTTTGCCGCCCGCCGCGCGCGCCCGGCCGAGGCCATGGAGCCAGGCGCCGTGGCGGTGCTGGCCACTGCGCCGGGAACCGTGCGCAACGGCGACGCCGACTACCCGTACCGGCACGACAGCTATTTCTATTACCTCAGCGGTTTCACCGAGCCGGAAAGCGTGCTGGTACTGGTGGCCGCGCAGGGAAGTACGCCCGCGCGTTCGATCCTGTTCTGCCGTCCGAAGGATGTCGAGCGCGAGATCTGGGACGGTTTCCGCCACGGCCCCGAGGCCGCGCGCACGGCCTTCGGCTTCGACGAGGCCTGGCCTGTGTCGGAACTCGATGCGCAGATGGCCTGCCTGCTGGCCAACGCCCCTGCCCTGTACTACGCGATCGCGCAGAATGCGGCGCTCGATGCGCAAGTGGCTGGCTGGCTGAAAGCCGTACGCGCGCAGTCGCGCAGCGGCGTGACGGCGCCAGGCCGCAGCCACCACCTGTTGGCGCTGCTCGACGAGATGCGCCTGGTAAAAGACGAGAGCGAGCAGGCGCTGATGGCGCGCGCGGCCGCCATCTCGGGCGGCGCCCACGCGCGCGCCATGCGTGCTGCCCGTCCCGGCATGTTCGAGTACGAACTCGAGGCCGAGCTGCTCCACGAATTCCGCCGCCATGGCGCCCAGGCCCCGGCCTATACCCCGATCGTCGCCAGCGGCGCCAACGCCTGCATCCTGCACTACAGCGCCAACAACACGCAGACCCGGGACGGCGACCTGGTGCTGATCGACGCCGGCTGCGAATTCGACAGCTATGCCGCCGACATCACGCGCACCTTCCCGGTGAACGGGCGTTTCAGCGAACCACAAAAGCGCTTGTATGAACTGGTGCTGCGCGCCCAGGAAGCGGCACTTGCCGCCATCGTCCCCGGCCGGCCCTACAGCGACGTGCACGACGCGGCGGTGAATGTGCTGGTCGAGGGCATGCTCGAACACGGCCTGCTCGATCGCGCGAAATATGGCAGCGTCGACAACGTGCTGGCCGAGCGCGCCCATACCCGCTTCTACATGCACGGCACCGGCCACTGGCTGGGACTGGACGTGCACGACACCGGCAGCTACCGCGACCTGGCGCGCGAAGGCAAGCCTTCGCGGCCTCTCGTGCCGGGCATGGCGCTGACAGTGGAGCCGGGCATTTATGTGCGTCCTGGGCCGGACGTGCCCGAGCAGTTCTGGCACATCGGCATCCGCATCGAGGACGATGTGATCGTCGGCGATGCGGGGGCGCGGGTGCTCTCGGACGCGGCACCGAAAACGGTGCCTGACATCGAAGCGGCAATGAAGGGAGCGTGA
- a CDS encoding GAF domain-containing protein, whose amino-acid sequence MAALTLVTAQRQLFKSRVGIALLETAREDAFCNGTILRDEPMVVPDARLDARFAASPLVTGAPYVRFYAGVPLRDAHGYRLGALCVMDHEPRRLREREMRALGELAAIAMDEIRRR is encoded by the coding sequence TTGGCGGCGCTGACGCTGGTGACGGCCCAGCGCCAGCTGTTCAAGTCGCGCGTCGGCATCGCCCTGCTCGAGACGGCGCGTGAAGACGCGTTCTGCAACGGGACGATCCTGCGCGACGAGCCGATGGTGGTGCCGGATGCGCGCCTGGACGCGCGCTTTGCCGCCAGTCCGCTCGTCACCGGCGCGCCGTATGTACGTTTCTATGCCGGGGTGCCGCTGCGCGACGCCCACGGCTACCGGCTGGGCGCCTTGTGCGTGATGGACCACGAGCCGCGCCGTCTGCGCGAGCGCGAAATGCGCGCGCTGGGCGAACTGGCCGCGATCGCGATGGACGAGATCAGGCGTCGCTAG